One genomic window of Gemmatimonadales bacterium includes the following:
- a CDS encoding winged helix-turn-helix transcriptional regulator has protein sequence MLNATPLVRAIDPEMLRRAASIIKLLGHPERLKIVEALEGSERSVSEICEICDLEQAICSQHLSRLRRYQVVSARKDGQHVWYRVVEPKVHHILECIRKCDTSS, from the coding sequence ATGCTCAACGCCACACCCCTCGTCCGGGCGATCGACCCTGAGATGCTGAGACGGGCGGCATCCATCATCAAGCTGCTCGGTCATCCGGAGCGGCTCAAAATCGTCGAGGCACTCGAGGGCTCCGAGCGGTCGGTTTCGGAAATCTGCGAGATCTGCGACCTCGAACAGGCGATCTGTTCCCAGCACCTGAGTCGGCTGCGTCGATACCAAGTCGTGAGCGCCCGCAAGGATGGGCAGCATGTCTGGTATCGGGTGGTCGAACCCAAGGTCCACCACATTCTCGAGTGCATCCGCAAATGCGATACGTCATCCTGA
- a CDS encoding HAMP domain-containing histidine kinase, with the protein MAKPARPIRHGSRPGLLGVALLLATLGLAGVLGLEAARAARSHRGIVEGTLRHYASIAAWQYARQGRIWLSWGMNEAAAAIGTALPAPGRPLPGPDLLRRVLAEKECDCMSAGFARTTFRATLGSTPELLTDGDSLPATVGRQLIELFAEDSVARRGPRSWRILAPGAPDLTHPDDVVLAWAIADRGVPLIYGMVVEAAQIRRPLEGALGDAEFFPPAMTGGIRADSLMRIHVEGANGASLLGTGSPAAVYSGVDTLGSLYGGLTVTASIEPEVASVLVGGGVPSARLPQIGILLALTLAIGAAALILLRREQQLAQLRDDFVSGVSHELRTPLTQVRMLSELLQGDGFRTEPERARAIGIIHREALRLTNLVDNILQFARLRRQPASPEATAVPITALLEETRDVLEPLAQAGTTSIVLDPCEPLTIRGDRDSLARIVRNLLENAIKYGRTGQTVRIAAAAVDPGVRITIDDQGPGVPAEERLRIWQPYYRLERHRNAAIGGSGLGLSVVNQLVEALGGRAWVEDAPGGGARFVVELPGTGESPT; encoded by the coding sequence ATGGCCAAGCCAGCCCGCCCGATCCGCCATGGTAGTCGCCCCGGTTTACTCGGGGTCGCGCTCCTGCTAGCGACACTCGGCCTGGCCGGCGTCCTGGGCCTTGAAGCCGCCCGGGCGGCACGCTCACATCGGGGCATCGTCGAGGGAACCCTGCGTCACTATGCCTCGATCGCGGCGTGGCAGTACGCCAGACAGGGCCGGATCTGGCTGAGCTGGGGAATGAACGAGGCCGCCGCAGCAATCGGCACGGCCTTGCCCGCGCCCGGTCGCCCCCTGCCCGGCCCGGATCTGCTCCGACGCGTCCTGGCCGAGAAGGAGTGCGACTGCATGTCGGCAGGCTTCGCGCGAACGACCTTCCGCGCAACGTTAGGCAGCACACCCGAACTCCTGACCGACGGCGACTCGCTTCCGGCCACGGTCGGTCGACAACTGATCGAGCTCTTTGCCGAGGATTCGGTCGCACGCCGGGGCCCGCGCTCGTGGCGGATCCTGGCTCCGGGCGCTCCGGACCTTACGCACCCGGACGATGTCGTCCTTGCCTGGGCGATTGCCGACCGGGGTGTTCCTTTGATCTACGGCATGGTCGTCGAAGCCGCCCAGATACGGCGGCCGCTCGAGGGCGCCCTCGGCGACGCCGAGTTCTTTCCCCCTGCGATGACCGGGGGCATCCGGGCCGACTCGCTGATGCGCATTCATGTCGAAGGCGCGAACGGCGCCTCGCTGCTCGGAACCGGATCGCCAGCGGCCGTGTACAGCGGGGTCGACACCCTCGGCTCCCTCTATGGTGGTTTAACAGTCACCGCTTCGATCGAACCCGAGGTCGCCTCGGTGCTCGTCGGGGGCGGGGTGCCCTCGGCGCGACTGCCGCAGATCGGCATTCTCTTGGCTCTGACCTTGGCGATTGGCGCTGCCGCACTGATTCTGCTCAGGCGCGAGCAGCAGTTGGCCCAGCTCCGGGATGACTTCGTATCGGGCGTATCGCACGAACTGCGGACACCACTGACTCAGGTACGAATGCTGAGCGAGTTGCTGCAAGGGGATGGCTTCCGCACCGAGCCGGAGCGAGCTCGCGCCATCGGCATCATTCACCGGGAAGCCCTTCGCCTCACCAACCTGGTCGACAACATCCTCCAGTTTGCTCGCCTGCGGCGACAGCCTGCTTCGCCTGAGGCCACTGCGGTCCCCATCACCGCGCTCCTCGAAGAAACTCGGGATGTTCTGGAGCCGCTGGCACAGGCCGGAACGACCTCGATCGTCCTCGATCCTTGCGAGCCACTCACCATCCGGGGCGATCGAGACAGTCTGGCCCGGATCGTCCGCAATCTGCTCGAGAACGCGATCAAGTACGGTCGGACGGGTCAGACGGTTCGCATCGCAGCGGCCGCGGTCGACCCGGGTGTCCGAATTACCATCGACGATCAGGGTCCGGGAGTGCCGGCCGAGGAACGGCTGCGCATCTGGCAGCCGTACTATCGCCTCGAGCGCCACCGCAACGCGGCCATCGGAGGCAGCGGGCTCGGCCTGTCCGTCGTCAACCAACTGGTCGAAGCGCTCGGGGGCCGAGCCTGGGTTGAGGACGCGCCGGGCGGCGGGGCCCGATTCGTGGTCGAACTGCCTGGCACCGGTGAGAGTCCGACATGA
- a CDS encoding amidohydrolase, whose translation MPPPTAAKADLILTNAAVRTLDPAAPLVTTIAIRNGTVAALGGGDIVATWQGATTRVIDLGGAAVAPALADHHVHVFNVGYSLLNEHDPDRMFLDLAPATAYRDVGNGVRLRSSPVPRGQWVLGTGWSEIQWGSRTLPTHDLLTLSAPNHPVYLSRVDGQTGWANRRALEAAGLWAPGPDPVGGRVVRNRDGRPTGILLGRANEPLVALLPQLADSDIVRAYRLGAEELAGRGIARAYDAGVLAAPGIVALNLDFGRYAGLLAQADRAEPLPLELSLMVPAPSPFADSVLGWDQGRYQLSPRVRITHLKLFVDGALGSRSAALTHPYADDPSTTGLLRMTTPEIATLAGRALDRNLGVAAHAIGDGAVTRVLDAYEELLRTRAGLDSRRLRIEHFSYASEHDMQRAVRLGVVLSVHSNFNAHPGDHSGFELARVGTANAGRVYAWDRLARMGARLAEGSDYFTRPTTDALHQVAATMTRTNAVGSSYPDSIARVVAWKMNATWHPAAGPAVEPALRPGAVADLVVLQRDPFAVPRERFETTRVVATLRSGSMVWQSFGFRSRHGDDNRTRDRQTQAF comes from the coding sequence GTGCCGCCGCCAACGGCAGCCAAAGCAGACCTGATCCTGACCAACGCGGCGGTCCGAACTCTGGACCCGGCAGCGCCCCTGGTCACCACGATTGCAATCCGGAATGGCACGGTTGCCGCGCTCGGCGGCGGCGACATCGTCGCTACCTGGCAGGGTGCGACGACCCGCGTCATCGACCTGGGCGGAGCCGCCGTGGCGCCGGCGCTCGCCGATCACCACGTCCACGTCTTCAACGTGGGCTACTCGCTGCTCAACGAGCACGACCCCGACCGGATGTTCCTGGACCTGGCACCGGCCACCGCCTACCGGGACGTCGGCAACGGCGTCCGGCTGCGCAGCTCACCGGTGCCGCGCGGACAGTGGGTCCTCGGAACCGGCTGGAGCGAGATCCAGTGGGGATCGCGCACCCTGCCCACCCATGACCTCCTGACCCTGTCCGCCCCGAACCACCCGGTCTACCTCAGCCGCGTCGACGGCCAGACCGGCTGGGCCAACCGGCGTGCCCTCGAAGCCGCCGGCCTGTGGGCGCCCGGCCCCGACCCGGTCGGTGGACGTGTGGTCCGCAACCGCGACGGCCGCCCCACCGGGATCCTGCTGGGCCGCGCCAACGAGCCGCTGGTTGCTCTGCTGCCACAGCTGGCCGACAGCGACATCGTGCGTGCCTACCGGCTCGGCGCCGAAGAATTGGCCGGACGCGGCATTGCCCGTGCCTACGACGCCGGCGTGCTCGCCGCACCGGGCATCGTTGCCCTCAACCTCGATTTCGGTCGCTATGCGGGGCTGCTGGCTCAGGCGGACCGAGCCGAGCCGCTGCCGCTCGAGCTGTCGCTGATGGTTCCGGCCCCGAGCCCGTTTGCCGACTCGGTGCTCGGTTGGGACCAGGGCCGGTATCAGCTCTCGCCCCGAGTCCGGATTACCCATCTCAAACTCTTCGTCGACGGCGCGTTAGGCAGCCGCAGCGCCGCCCTGACCCACCCCTACGCGGACGACCCGTCGACCACCGGACTCCTCCGAATGACGACGCCGGAAATCGCGACCCTGGCCGGCCGGGCCCTCGACCGGAACCTGGGTGTCGCCGCCCACGCCATCGGCGACGGCGCGGTGACTCGCGTCCTCGACGCCTACGAGGAGCTGCTGCGCACCCGCGCCGGCCTCGACAGCCGTCGCCTGCGGATCGAGCACTTCTCCTACGCCTCCGAGCACGACATGCAGCGAGCGGTCCGCCTCGGCGTCGTCCTCTCGGTTCATTCCAACTTCAATGCCCATCCGGGTGACCACAGTGGCTTCGAGCTGGCCCGGGTGGGCACGGCCAATGCCGGTCGCGTGTACGCATGGGATCGTCTGGCCCGCATGGGAGCGCGGCTGGCCGAAGGCTCGGACTACTTTACCCGCCCGACGACGGATGCACTCCACCAGGTCGCGGCAACCATGACCCGCACCAATGCCGTCGGATCGTCCTATCCCGACTCGATCGCGCGGGTGGTTGCCTGGAAGATGAACGCCACCTGGCATCCGGCAGCCGGGCCGGCGGTCGAGCCCGCCCTGCGGCCAGGGGCCGTTGCGGACCTGGTGGTGTTGCAACGCGATCCGTTTGCGGTCCCCCGCGAACGCTTCGAAACAACTCGCGTGGTCGCCACCCTGCGGTCCGGCAGCATGGTCTGGCAGTCCTTCGGCTTTCGCTCGCGCCACGGCGACGACAACCGGACCCGGGATCGTCAGACCCAGGCCTTCTGA
- a CDS encoding M23 family metallopeptidase has product MAGSWIRRIIAGGALVVGAVGPVAAQLGMVSLDVRVPKRPIPVPSDGQAHLVYELRATNIGRTGYAVQRIEVTSGDRVLASWDGSALRSIALRMGETGDPRIIGPGRQNLFYLIVSVPVGAVPDTLGHRIHTAHADSAEGPTRTVLGGPAVAVDRTAPIQIRSPLKGGPWAAINGPGNLSGHRRTVIPLEGEGRIAQRFATDWIKLGPDGRAWQGDSTVNANWYGYGDSLVAVGAGTVVALKDGIIENVPFSPTMAVPITLETVAGNYVIIDLGRGNYAFYAHIIPGTVAVKLGDRVRPGQLVGLLGNSGNSTAPHLHFHIGDRPTPLGSEGIPFVLDQYVKLGVMENFLSPWTNRGAEQVKRGETPFENHVTQFRP; this is encoded by the coding sequence ATGGCAGGATCCTGGATCAGGCGGATCATCGCTGGTGGGGCGCTGGTTGTTGGCGCGGTCGGGCCGGTAGCGGCACAGCTCGGGATGGTCTCACTCGATGTCCGGGTGCCGAAGCGGCCGATTCCGGTTCCGTCGGATGGGCAGGCCCATCTCGTGTATGAACTGCGCGCCACCAACATCGGTCGCACCGGTTACGCGGTGCAGCGCATCGAGGTCACCAGTGGTGATCGGGTCCTGGCCTCCTGGGATGGCAGTGCCCTGCGGTCGATTGCGCTGCGGATGGGCGAGACGGGCGATCCGCGGATCATCGGTCCCGGGCGCCAGAACCTGTTTTACCTCATCGTGTCGGTACCGGTCGGCGCGGTTCCGGACACGTTGGGTCACCGGATCCATACTGCGCACGCCGACTCCGCCGAGGGTCCGACCCGTACCGTGCTCGGCGGCCCCGCAGTGGCGGTGGACCGGACGGCACCGATTCAGATTCGCTCACCGCTCAAGGGTGGTCCGTGGGCTGCGATCAACGGACCCGGCAACTTGTCGGGGCATCGTCGCACGGTGATTCCACTCGAGGGCGAGGGACGGATTGCGCAGCGGTTTGCCACCGATTGGATCAAGCTTGGTCCGGATGGCAGGGCCTGGCAGGGTGATTCCACCGTCAATGCCAACTGGTATGGCTACGGCGATTCACTGGTGGCGGTCGGCGCGGGGACCGTGGTGGCGCTCAAGGACGGCATCATCGAGAATGTGCCGTTTTCGCCGACCATGGCGGTGCCGATCACGCTCGAAACCGTGGCGGGCAATTACGTCATCATCGACCTGGGCCGCGGCAACTATGCCTTCTATGCGCACATCATTCCGGGCACCGTGGCGGTCAAACTCGGCGATCGGGTCAGGCCGGGGCAGCTGGTGGGCTTGCTGGGCAACTCCGGCAACTCGACAGCGCCGCACCTGCACTTCCACATCGGTGATCGGCCGACCCCACTGGGGTCCGAGGGCATTCCTTTCGTGCTGGACCAGTACGTCAAGCTCGGCGTGATGGAGAACTTCCTGTCGCCCTGGACCAACCGGGGGGCGGAGCAGGTCAAGCGTGGTGAAACGCCGTTCGAGAATCACGTGACTCAGTTTCGTCCCTGA
- a CDS encoding RNA polymerase sigma factor — MTSGVAGREEQFRVVVATHGPAIRRIARIYAGSDGEEEDLYQEILYQIWNSLPSFRGQSAIGTWAYRVALNVGLGYRRRETRRWQTHDPTTIVADLPAPAASPASVEDAILAEFVGSLNPVDRSVLGLYMEGLKQQDIAEVTGLSVGAVGVRIHRLKQLFKQRYVER, encoded by the coding sequence TTGACGAGCGGAGTTGCGGGCCGTGAGGAACAGTTCCGCGTTGTGGTGGCCACGCACGGGCCCGCAATCCGCCGGATTGCCCGCATTTACGCAGGTAGCGACGGCGAGGAGGAGGATCTCTATCAGGAGATCCTCTACCAGATCTGGAACTCGCTGCCCTCCTTTCGGGGCCAGTCGGCCATCGGAACCTGGGCGTACCGGGTCGCGCTCAACGTCGGGCTGGGCTATCGGCGGCGAGAAACCCGGCGCTGGCAGACGCATGATCCGACGACGATCGTTGCGGACCTGCCGGCGCCTGCGGCATCGCCTGCCTCGGTCGAAGACGCCATTCTCGCGGAGTTTGTCGGCAGCCTCAACCCGGTCGACCGATCGGTTCTCGGTCTGTATATGGAAGGCCTCAAGCAACAGGACATCGCGGAGGTAACCGGATTGTCGGTTGGTGCGGTCGGGGTTCGGATTCATCGTCTCAAACAGCTGTTCAAGCAGCGCTACGTGGAACGGTGA
- a CDS encoding response regulator transcription factor — protein sequence MSTLLVIEDNEDLAFGLETAFENEGFAVEIAGDGSAGLDRVRRGGVDLVVLDLMLPKLDGYRVLRSLRTDDPEVPVLVLTAKGEEANKVQAFALGADDYVTKPFGTLELIARVRALLRRSGRREGAPPPSVERFGEIEVNPASRTVYREGGEVALTPREFDLLLALARRNGAVASRADLLKEVWEYRADIQSRTVDIHVAELRRKLEADPANPRHILTVWKVGYRLER from the coding sequence ATGAGCACGCTCCTCGTCATCGAAGACAACGAAGATCTCGCATTCGGCCTGGAAACGGCCTTCGAGAACGAGGGATTTGCCGTCGAGATCGCCGGCGACGGGTCGGCCGGTCTCGACCGGGTCCGGCGCGGCGGCGTCGACCTCGTCGTCCTCGACCTGATGCTTCCGAAGCTCGACGGCTACCGGGTACTTCGCTCGCTGCGAACCGACGATCCGGAGGTACCGGTGCTGGTGCTCACGGCGAAAGGCGAAGAAGCCAACAAGGTTCAGGCGTTCGCCTTGGGCGCCGACGACTACGTGACCAAACCCTTCGGCACCCTGGAGTTGATTGCCCGGGTGCGCGCACTGCTCCGTCGATCCGGTCGCCGCGAGGGCGCTCCGCCGCCGTCAGTCGAACGCTTCGGAGAGATCGAGGTCAACCCGGCATCACGCACGGTGTATCGAGAGGGCGGCGAAGTCGCCCTCACACCGCGCGAGTTCGACCTCCTGCTCGCCCTGGCGCGACGCAACGGCGCGGTGGCTTCGCGCGCAGACCTGCTGAAAGAGGTCTGGGAGTATCGAGCCGACATTCAGTCTCGAACTGTCGACATCCATGTCGCCGAGTTGCGACGGAAGCTCGAGGCCGATCCCGCCAACCCCCGCCATATCCTGACTGTCTGGAAGGTCGGCTATCGACTGGAACGCTGA
- a CDS encoding VOC family protein → MIVSPVSRQLRVIDRQRSLAFYRDVLGFAAATSDDGSVQLTSGPAQLDLVLRGTDESGARDVVFIEVANIAAMHADLADRGAAPGPLARVNWIKMQMFDLRDPDGHVLWFGQSFAEPPIEAHTPPGTGQCRAIMPSFPVDDVATSVAHYRNALGFTVNYQQSDLAVLDRDSIRLLLTTRAGQGRSAASCCVYVRDADQLYQELRSNGARVGSPPASRPWGLRDFAVLDLDGNEIVFAQTFE, encoded by the coding sequence ATGATCGTATCACCTGTTTCACGACAGCTCCGCGTCATCGACCGGCAACGCAGCCTGGCGTTCTATCGCGACGTGCTCGGGTTCGCCGCCGCCACCTCGGACGATGGATCTGTTCAGCTAACCTCTGGCCCTGCACAACTCGACCTCGTCCTGCGCGGCACCGATGAGTCGGGTGCGCGCGACGTCGTCTTCATCGAGGTCGCCAACATCGCCGCGATGCACGCGGACCTGGCGGATCGTGGCGCGGCTCCGGGGCCGTTAGCTCGCGTCAACTGGATCAAGATGCAGATGTTCGACCTCAGGGATCCGGACGGCCATGTCCTCTGGTTCGGCCAGTCCTTTGCCGAACCACCGATCGAGGCGCACACGCCGCCGGGGACAGGCCAGTGTCGCGCTATCATGCCCAGCTTTCCTGTGGACGATGTCGCCACCAGTGTGGCTCACTACCGCAACGCCCTCGGTTTTACGGTGAACTACCAGCAGAGCGACCTCGCCGTTCTCGATCGCGACTCGATCCGCCTGCTCCTCACGACACGGGCAGGCCAAGGCCGCAGCGCCGCGAGCTGCTGCGTCTACGTGCGAGACGCGGATCAATTGTATCAGGAGTTGCGCAGCAATGGCGCCCGCGTCGGCAGTCCGCCAGCCAGCCGGCCGTGGGGGCTTCGCGACTTTGCCGTCCTCGATCTGGACGGGAACGAGATCGTCTTTGCACAGACGTTCGAGTAG
- a CDS encoding DinB family protein, whose amino-acid sequence MTRHVLLSLMAASPIVPPPAEPSPMDALRESFLATSAWIVEAARRVPAERFDFRPAASVRTLGQLIGHVVDGNAYYCGRAAGKSPDWVETVAESGAAKDELIRQLEASTAECGKTYHQSNAPRIAELVANLGHVNLHYGNLVTYLRILGLTPPSS is encoded by the coding sequence ATGACCCGGCACGTCCTGCTTTCTCTGATGGCCGCTTCACCAATCGTACCACCACCGGCCGAACCGTCTCCCATGGACGCCCTCCGGGAGAGCTTTCTCGCTACGAGTGCCTGGATCGTCGAGGCCGCTCGGCGCGTACCGGCAGAACGGTTCGACTTTCGGCCGGCGGCGTCGGTCCGAACCCTTGGCCAGCTGATCGGGCATGTGGTCGACGGCAACGCCTACTACTGCGGCCGAGCCGCCGGCAAGAGCCCGGACTGGGTGGAGACTGTCGCCGAATCCGGCGCAGCCAAGGACGAGCTGATCCGACAACTCGAAGCCTCGACGGCCGAGTGCGGCAAGACCTACCATCAAAGCAACGCACCCAGAATTGCCGAGCTGGTCGCCAATCTGGGGCACGTCAATCTGCATTATGGGAATCTGGTGACTTACCTTCGTATACTTGGTCTGACCCCACCGTCCAGCTGA
- a CDS encoding PD40 domain-containing protein, with product MQLVARLALFVWVLGVAVGSASAQVSTTDTRLLAQPAVSADRVAFTYAGDLWTARHDGSDLRRITTADGDESSPVFSRDGKWLAFAGNYDGNTDVYVVSAEGGEPRRLTWHPGPDLPQAFSPDGSTVLFTSNRADYSMRYTQLWTVPVAGGPATRLPIPNGAQATYSPDGRWIAYNPIGRRFEQWKGYRGGTVSQLWLIDTRTWDIEKVPQPAGRSNDVDAMWLEPNVVWFRSDRDGEFNLYRYDRSTKTVTPVTRHTDFPVMAASAGAGRIVYEQAGWLHLLDPSSGRAQKLTIGVSADLRETRPRWVKGADFVRNASVSPSGARVAFEMRGEIVTVPAEQGDPRNLSNTPGVHERSPAWSPDGSQIAYLSDDGGEYRLHLVPQDGKGTRRVIPLTGAGFYSDLRWSPDGKRIAYTDNSLSVFVLDVASGRSNRVGGHRTYTPIGGPGYAWSPDSRWLAYWVYSQPLVATLSLYDADQNRSTVITDGLSEVTQPVFERNGKYLYVLASTDAGPALDWFAQSTTGLRRTRAIYAIALSKDAPNPFAKQSDEEAAAAAAKPASPSSPSSSTTTVDFDGLADRIVAFPVPAAEILQLEVGEANQVYYLRLTDGRPTLRRYDVVKRKDDVVIPEAQGFELTADGKKLLYRNGPAWFITSAAQPRPGEGRVNTGSVELRIDPRLEWAQMYQEAWRITRDYFYAPNFHGVDWNAQRGKYAPLLAAASSRGDVERVIRWLLSEVRVGHSGQGPGQRLSPPGQVGVGLLGADYEIVSGRYRFARVYGGVNWNPTLRSPLTEPGVGVRTGEYLLAVNGVSIAPPTSVYSPFEQTVGRAVELTVGPNPDGTGSRTVTVVPIGSEAQLRNRYWIESNLRRVDSATGGRVAYVYVPNTTTAGYESFKRYFYPQAHKDAIIVDERFNGGGQLADYYVDVLARQTMSYWAMRYGEDLRTPTASIAGPKALLIDETAGSGGDYFPWMFRKMNLGPLIGQRTWGGLVGILGFPVLMDGGTMTAPNLAIWTPEEGFIVENVGVPPDIDVEQTPKDVIAGKDPQLDRAIAWVMEELRKNPPTKPSRPPYPDKTKRP from the coding sequence ATGCAGCTTGTTGCCCGTCTTGCCCTCTTCGTGTGGGTGCTGGGTGTTGCCGTCGGCTCAGCCAGCGCTCAGGTCAGTACCACCGATACCCGCCTCCTTGCTCAGCCGGCTGTCAGCGCCGATCGCGTCGCATTCACCTACGCCGGCGATCTTTGGACTGCCCGCCATGACGGGTCGGATCTGCGTCGGATTACCACCGCCGATGGCGACGAGAGCAGCCCGGTATTCTCTCGTGACGGCAAGTGGCTCGCCTTCGCGGGCAATTACGACGGCAACACCGACGTCTATGTGGTGTCCGCCGAGGGCGGGGAACCGCGGCGGTTGACCTGGCACCCCGGTCCCGACCTGCCGCAAGCGTTCTCGCCTGACGGCTCGACCGTCCTGTTCACCTCGAATCGGGCGGACTACTCGATGCGGTACACCCAGCTGTGGACCGTGCCGGTTGCGGGCGGTCCGGCCACTCGGCTGCCGATTCCCAATGGAGCGCAGGCGACCTACTCGCCTGACGGACGGTGGATTGCTTACAACCCCATCGGACGGCGGTTCGAGCAATGGAAAGGCTATCGTGGGGGCACGGTGTCGCAGCTCTGGCTGATCGATACCAGAACTTGGGACATCGAGAAGGTGCCGCAACCGGCGGGCCGCTCGAACGACGTCGATGCGATGTGGCTCGAGCCAAACGTGGTGTGGTTCCGCTCGGATCGGGACGGCGAGTTCAATCTCTATCGCTATGATCGGTCGACCAAAACGGTCACCCCAGTTACCAGGCACACCGACTTCCCGGTGATGGCAGCATCGGCAGGCGCTGGCCGGATCGTCTACGAGCAGGCGGGTTGGCTCCATTTGCTCGACCCCTCGTCCGGCCGGGCCCAGAAGCTCACGATCGGCGTGTCTGCAGATCTGCGTGAGACCCGTCCGCGATGGGTCAAGGGTGCGGACTTCGTTCGTAACGCGTCCGTGTCGCCCAGCGGTGCGAGGGTAGCGTTCGAGATGCGAGGGGAGATCGTCACGGTTCCTGCGGAGCAGGGGGACCCCCGCAATCTGTCGAATACACCCGGGGTTCATGAACGGTCTCCGGCATGGTCGCCCGATGGCTCTCAGATTGCCTATCTGTCGGATGACGGGGGCGAATACCGACTCCACCTCGTGCCGCAGGATGGCAAGGGGACCCGAAGAGTCATTCCGCTGACGGGCGCGGGGTTCTACTCGGACCTGCGCTGGTCACCGGACGGGAAGCGGATTGCCTATACCGACAATTCGCTCTCAGTGTTCGTGCTCGACGTCGCATCGGGTCGCAGTAATCGGGTTGGTGGGCATCGGACCTATACGCCGATCGGCGGGCCAGGGTATGCCTGGTCGCCTGATTCGCGGTGGCTGGCGTACTGGGTATACAGTCAACCGCTGGTAGCGACGCTCTCGCTCTACGACGCCGATCAGAATCGGTCGACGGTCATCACCGATGGGCTGAGCGAAGTGACGCAGCCGGTCTTCGAACGGAACGGCAAGTACCTCTATGTGCTGGCCTCGACGGATGCCGGACCGGCTCTCGATTGGTTTGCGCAGAGTACGACGGGCTTGCGTCGGACCCGGGCAATCTACGCGATTGCCCTGAGCAAGGATGCGCCGAACCCCTTTGCAAAGCAGAGTGACGAGGAGGCTGCTGCTGCGGCTGCGAAGCCGGCCTCGCCATCCTCGCCATCCTCCTCGACGACGACCGTGGATTTCGATGGGCTGGCCGACCGGATCGTCGCCTTTCCGGTGCCGGCGGCGGAGATTCTGCAACTCGAGGTAGGGGAGGCGAACCAGGTCTACTACCTTCGCCTCACTGACGGCCGGCCCACGTTGCGTCGCTATGACGTGGTCAAGCGCAAGGATGACGTCGTCATACCGGAGGCCCAGGGCTTCGAGCTGACGGCGGACGGCAAGAAGCTACTCTATCGCAACGGACCGGCGTGGTTCATCACCTCGGCTGCGCAGCCACGCCCCGGGGAGGGTCGGGTCAATACCGGGTCGGTCGAGCTGCGGATCGACCCCCGGCTCGAGTGGGCCCAGATGTATCAGGAGGCGTGGCGGATAACCCGCGACTATTTCTATGCCCCGAATTTTCACGGGGTCGACTGGAACGCCCAGCGGGGCAAGTATGCGCCGCTGCTCGCGGCCGCGAGCAGCCGGGGGGATGTCGAGCGGGTGATTCGCTGGTTGTTGAGCGAGGTGCGGGTCGGACACAGTGGCCAGGGTCCTGGGCAGCGCCTTTCGCCACCAGGTCAGGTTGGGGTCGGCCTGCTTGGTGCGGATTACGAGATCGTCTCCGGACGGTATCGGTTTGCTCGGGTGTACGGCGGGGTCAACTGGAATCCGACGCTGCGGTCGCCGCTGACCGAGCCCGGAGTCGGTGTCCGCACCGGAGAGTATCTCCTGGCGGTCAATGGTGTCTCGATTGCTCCGCCTACGAGCGTGTACAGCCCGTTCGAGCAGACGGTCGGCCGAGCGGTCGAGCTTACGGTCGGTCCGAACCCGGATGGTACAGGGTCGAGAACGGTTACTGTCGTTCCGATCGGTTCGGAGGCACAGCTTCGGAACCGGTATTGGATCGAGAGCAACCTGCGACGGGTTGATTCGGCAACGGGCGGTCGGGTGGCCTACGTCTATGTGCCGAACACCACCACGGCCGGGTACGAATCGTTCAAGCGGTACTTCTACCCGCAGGCGCACAAGGACGCGATCATCGTCGACGAGCGGTTCAACGGTGGCGGGCAGCTGGCAGACTACTACGTCGATGTGCTGGCGCGGCAGACGATGAGTTATTGGGCGATGCGGTATGGCGAGGATCTGCGGACGCCCACGGCGTCGATCGCCGGGCCGAAGGCACTGCTAATCGATGAAACAGCCGGCTCGGGCGGCGACTATTTCCCGTGGATGTTTCGCAAGATGAACCTCGGGCCGCTGATCGGGCAGCGAACCTGGGGCGGCTTGGTCGGCATTCTAGGCTTTCCGGTGCTGATGGACGGCGGTACCATGACTGCTCCCAACCTGGCGATCTGGACGCCGGAGGAAGGCTTCATCGTCGAGAACGTTGGCGTGCCGCCTGACATCGATGTCGAGCAGACGCCGAAGGACGTGATTGCGGGGAAGGATCCGCAGCTCGATCGCGCGATTGCCTGGGTTATGGAGGAACTTCGCAAGAATCCTCCGACCAAGCCGTCGCGGCCGCCCTACCCGGACAAGACCAAGCGGCCCTGA